From a single Bacillus sp. NEB1478 genomic region:
- a CDS encoding PH domain-containing protein produces MKFESKIDLWLVILIFGAFAISFGSALVPVLKGNASMNQALVTILLAVLFSGLFIWLMKTTYYVLGDKELIIRSGPIRKKILYYEIKSARKSRNPISSPALSLKRIEILHVFGMALISPKDRDGFLTLLAEKCPNATISKDY; encoded by the coding sequence ATGAAATTCGAATCAAAAATTGATCTGTGGCTCGTAATTCTCATTTTTGGTGCTTTTGCAATCAGCTTCGGCAGTGCATTAGTTCCTGTTTTAAAAGGGAATGCCAGTATGAATCAAGCATTGGTTACCATACTTCTTGCTGTTCTCTTCAGTGGATTATTTATATGGCTTATGAAAACAACTTATTATGTATTAGGTGATAAGGAGCTGATTATTCGTTCAGGACCCATTCGGAAAAAGATTCTTTATTATGAAATCAAGTCTGCGCGGAAATCCAGAAATCCAATATCAAGTCCAGCTTTGTCACTTAAGCGGATCGAGATCCTGCACGTTTTCGGTATGGCGCTAATTTCGCCAAAAGACCGTGATGGTTTTCTCACTTTGTTAGCAGAAAAATGTCCGAATGCAACCATTTCCAAAGATTATTGA
- a CDS encoding HAD-IIIA family hydrolase — translation MTLQAVFLDRDGTIGGSMQIEYPGELKLFPFTKKAIESFQKQGIRVFSFTNQPGISQGMAKEEDFIKELKGFGFEGIYLCPHHHRDGCFCRKPGTGMLDKAAFEHQLDLTRCAVIGDRWTDIEAAKKVGCTAILVLTGSGAASWQENHLHSPVQPDYTAENIHDAAEWLFSTIKV, via the coding sequence ATGACTTTGCAAGCTGTTTTTCTAGATCGTGATGGAACAATCGGAGGTTCAATGCAAATCGAATATCCTGGTGAACTGAAACTTTTTCCTTTTACGAAAAAAGCGATAGAATCATTTCAAAAACAAGGAATACGTGTCTTCTCTTTCACGAACCAGCCTGGCATTAGTCAAGGCATGGCAAAAGAAGAAGACTTCATAAAGGAACTTAAAGGATTTGGATTTGAAGGAATTTATCTGTGTCCACATCATCATCGGGATGGGTGCTTTTGCCGCAAGCCTGGTACAGGAATGCTTGACAAAGCTGCCTTTGAACATCAGCTGGATTTAACTCGATGTGCCGTTATCGGAGACAGGTGGACAGATATTGAGGCAGCAAAGAAGGTAGGCTGTACTGCCATATTGGTTTTAACTGGATCGGGAGCTGCTTCCTGGCAAGAAAACCATCTTCATTCTCCCGTACAGCCAGATTACACAGCTGAAAATATACATGACGCTGCCGAATGGCTATTTAGCACAATTAAAGTTTAA
- a CDS encoding NlpC/P60 family protein, translating to MRSFIKVLFSLALLLGLFTNTVSAEKGKTESSVVGQDLYVDVAAATLWSNPNTARPLDEASLSNPVDLRDWTTSMSYDEKLWLVGELETQALYGQKVRVLEQQGDWVKVAVYGQPTPRNELGYPGWMPVSQLTTSDRFEHFDGKPFALIKSPTAWLSKTPYGKKKDLELSYNTKLPVLVKLHRSIAVITPEGEVRWLDANDAAIYKSESDIPVATGEELVKEAKKFLGLPYLWAGASGFGFDCSGFTHTIHKANGITIPRDSGPQSKAGLIINKEDLQPGDLMFFAYDEGKGRVHHVAMYAGDGMMIHSPNTASTVRIDPISTPAYAVEFSGARRYVPEQ from the coding sequence ATTCGAAGTTTTATTAAAGTTTTATTTTCATTAGCGTTATTGCTTGGCTTATTTACAAATACCGTCTCTGCTGAAAAAGGAAAAACGGAGAGCAGTGTTGTCGGACAAGATTTATATGTGGATGTTGCCGCCGCTACGCTTTGGAGTAATCCGAACACAGCACGGCCGTTAGATGAAGCTTCCCTCTCAAATCCAGTCGATCTCAGAGACTGGACAACTAGCATGTCTTACGATGAGAAGCTTTGGTTAGTTGGCGAGCTGGAAACACAAGCGCTTTACGGACAAAAAGTACGTGTACTCGAACAGCAAGGCGACTGGGTAAAAGTTGCCGTCTATGGTCAGCCCACTCCAAGAAACGAATTAGGATATCCGGGATGGATGCCGGTCAGTCAATTAACAACATCTGACCGCTTTGAGCATTTTGACGGAAAGCCTTTCGCACTGATTAAAAGTCCAACGGCATGGCTGTCAAAAACACCATACGGAAAGAAGAAAGATCTAGAACTCAGTTATAATACGAAACTTCCTGTTTTAGTTAAGCTTCACCGTTCTATTGCTGTTATAACTCCTGAAGGTGAAGTTCGCTGGTTAGATGCAAATGATGCAGCTATTTATAAAAGCGAGAGCGATATTCCTGTCGCAACAGGTGAAGAACTTGTAAAAGAAGCGAAGAAGTTCCTTGGGCTTCCTTACCTATGGGCGGGTGCTTCCGGATTCGGATTTGACTGTTCAGGTTTCACACACACGATCCATAAAGCAAACGGCATCACGATTCCTAGAGATTCTGGTCCTCAGTCAAAAGCGGGATTGATTATAAATAAAGAAGATTTGCAGCCTGGTGACTTGATGTTCTTCGCCTATGATGAAGGCAAAGGCCGTGTCCACCATGTGGCGATGTATGCAGGTGACGGGATGATGATCCATTCACCGAATACCGCATCTACAGTACGTATTGACCCGATTTCAACTCCAGCCTATGCTGTAGAGTTTTCAGGTGCAAGAAGATACGTGCCTGAACAATAA
- a CDS encoding histidine phosphatase family protein, whose amino-acid sequence MQILLIRHGESEADILQVHEGRADFELTDRGRKQVRAMAEKVNKDYLPEIIYASTLKRARETATVLSEVTGVPLQLEEELMEYNNGVQAGLGFEEAKKYPTPVYLHDRYEEGESHIEFRMRIETIFSKIISASTQERIAIVAHGGVINCLLRSYFHMPISQDFYFLNGDTGISLLEIRGSKKVVHFLNNTSHLDVDEELKSF is encoded by the coding sequence TTGCAAATCTTATTGATCAGACACGGAGAATCAGAGGCTGATATTTTACAAGTTCATGAAGGAAGAGCAGATTTTGAATTAACGGATAGAGGGCGAAAACAAGTTAGAGCAATGGCTGAAAAAGTAAATAAAGATTATTTGCCAGAGATTATCTATGCAAGTACTTTAAAAAGGGCTCGTGAAACAGCAACCGTATTATCTGAAGTTACAGGTGTTCCTTTACAACTCGAGGAAGAACTGATGGAATACAACAATGGAGTTCAAGCTGGCCTCGGTTTTGAAGAAGCAAAAAAATATCCAACACCTGTTTACTTGCATGATCGGTACGAAGAAGGAGAATCACATATCGAATTCCGGATGAGAATTGAAACAATCTTTTCCAAAATAATATCCGCTTCCACACAAGAACGTATCGCGATCGTAGCGCACGGCGGGGTGATAAACTGTTTATTGCGCTCCTATTTTCACATGCCCATTTCACAGGATTTCTATTTCTTAAATGGGGATACTGGTATTAGTTTATTGGAGATTAGAGGTTCAAAAAAGGTTGTCCATTTTCTTAATAATACAAGCCATCTGGATGTTGACGAAGAGCTTAAGTCTTTTTAA